One genomic window of Polyangium aurulentum includes the following:
- a CDS encoding GAF domain-containing protein has translation MAESTPDLRALPKPRAYDELLAHTRAVLEGIDDPIAAMATISALVHHAFGHLWTGFYRVAAPELLRVGPYQGTLGCLEIPFGKGVCGAAAREKRTVLVPDVHAFPGHITCDARSRSEIVVPVTGPDGALLAVLDIDSDRPNAFDDDDRAGLEALVAWFAEKRG, from the coding sequence ATGGCGGAATCGACACCGGACCTGCGCGCGCTCCCCAAGCCGCGCGCTTACGACGAATTGCTCGCCCACACCCGCGCCGTCCTCGAAGGCATCGATGACCCGATCGCGGCCATGGCGACCATCAGCGCCCTCGTCCACCACGCCTTCGGCCACCTCTGGACCGGCTTCTACCGCGTCGCCGCCCCCGAGCTCCTCCGCGTCGGCCCCTACCAGGGCACCCTCGGGTGCCTCGAGATCCCCTTCGGCAAGGGCGTTTGCGGCGCCGCCGCGCGCGAAAAGCGCACCGTCCTCGTGCCCGACGTGCACGCTTTCCCGGGCCACATCACCTGCGACGCCCGCTCCCGCTCCGAGATCGTCGTCCCCGTGACGGGCCCCGACGGCGCCCTCCTCGCCGTGCTCGACATCGATTCGGACCGGCCCAACGCATTCGACGACGACGACCGCGCCGGGCTCGAGGCGCTGGTCGCCTGGTTCGCCGAGAAACGCGGCTAG
- a CDS encoding glycosyltransferase, protein MYRARPRILILTTSYPADEHDPSGHFVRAGARALARAGSEVHVIAPGGSLLDAPRRDASPTGGELWVHSAGGGALFGWPGAAARARERPLRLLAALPFAAGVAARRASIGAVDRAIAHWIVPSGFPLLDAVRAPLEVVGHGADVRLLCALPAPVRARIVRRLLDRDARFTFAAQASLDALARALPSPLASRLAAAAIVEPPAIELPPVTERARALRASLGLPPGERLAVVVGRLVAGKRVELAIEAAAAAGVPIVVVGGGPEGQRLEALARSVGCRARFLGVVPRDEALAWIACADVLVHASAAEAAPTVVREARALGVPVLACPSGDVVAWSARDPGITLVRPSAEGLSAALRRL, encoded by the coding sequence TTGTACCGAGCACGGCCCAGGATCCTCATCCTGACGACCTCGTACCCCGCGGACGAGCACGATCCGTCAGGTCACTTCGTGCGCGCAGGAGCGCGCGCGCTCGCGCGGGCTGGAAGCGAGGTCCACGTCATCGCGCCGGGCGGCTCGCTGCTGGATGCGCCGAGGCGCGACGCGAGCCCGACCGGGGGCGAGCTGTGGGTGCACTCGGCCGGCGGAGGAGCGCTCTTCGGATGGCCAGGCGCCGCGGCGCGCGCGCGGGAGCGGCCCCTTCGCCTGCTCGCCGCGCTCCCGTTCGCGGCGGGCGTCGCTGCGCGTCGTGCCTCGATCGGCGCCGTCGATCGCGCGATCGCGCACTGGATCGTGCCGAGCGGCTTTCCGCTGCTCGACGCGGTGCGCGCGCCCCTCGAGGTCGTGGGCCATGGCGCCGACGTGCGCCTGCTCTGCGCCCTGCCAGCGCCGGTGCGCGCGCGCATCGTGCGTCGGCTGCTCGACCGGGATGCGCGCTTCACCTTCGCCGCGCAGGCGTCGCTCGACGCGCTCGCAAGAGCCCTGCCCTCTCCCCTCGCCTCGCGCCTCGCAGCGGCCGCGATCGTCGAGCCCCCGGCGATCGAGCTGCCCCCGGTGACAGAACGCGCGCGCGCCCTTCGCGCATCGCTCGGTCTCCCCCCGGGTGAACGGCTCGCGGTGGTCGTGGGTCGGCTCGTGGCGGGCAAGCGCGTCGAGCTCGCGATCGAAGCTGCGGCGGCCGCAGGGGTGCCGATCGTCGTCGTGGGCGGCGGGCCCGAGGGGCAGCGGCTCGAGGCGCTCGCGAGGTCCGTCGGCTGCCGCGCGCGCTTCCTGGGCGTCGTTCCGCGGGACGAGGCGCTCGCGTGGATCGCTTGCGCAGACGTCCTCGTGCACGCCTCCGCGGCCGAGGCTGCGCCCACGGTCGTCCGCGAGGCGCGCGCGCTCGGCGTGCCCGTCCTGGCGTGCCCGTCGGGCGACGTCGTCGCGTGGTCCGCGCGGGACCCCGGCATCACCCTGGTTCGTCCGAGCGCGGAGGGATTGTCCGCAGCTCTCCGGCGTCTCTGA
- the rpsU gene encoding 30S ribosomal protein S21 translates to MPTDAIQCKPLEVAVGDKGIERAIKHLKRKMAAEGILRELKRRRHYMKPSVKRRKKASEAARRRRKRSKMDVMA, encoded by the coding sequence ATGCCGACCGACGCCATTCAGTGCAAACCGCTCGAGGTCGCCGTGGGCGACAAGGGCATCGAGCGTGCGATCAAGCACCTCAAGCGGAAGATGGCCGCGGAGGGCATCCTTCGTGAGCTCAAGCGGCGCCGGCACTACATGAAGCCCTCGGTCAAGCGCCGCAAGAAGGCGTCCGAGGCCGCCCGCCGCCGTCGCAAGCGGTCGAAGATGGACGTGATGGCATAG
- a CDS encoding Fur family transcriptional regulator: MPPRLDPETRVAAMLAHVRASGLKLTPQRMAIVRELAFDPTHPTAQELFERLRRTLPTMSFATVYNTLDTLASAGLCAALSLSPGPARFDANMEPHHHAVCDRCGLVRDVPSGPDSEQALAATTAVGSAAPGFSVRSVERIYRGVCEACSRAASEV; encoded by the coding sequence ATGCCGCCCCGGCTCGATCCAGAGACGCGCGTCGCGGCCATGCTGGCCCATGTGCGGGCCTCGGGCTTGAAGCTGACGCCCCAGCGCATGGCGATCGTCCGCGAGCTCGCGTTCGACCCGACGCACCCGACCGCACAGGAGCTGTTCGAGCGGCTGCGCCGGACGCTGCCGACGATGAGCTTCGCCACCGTGTACAACACGCTCGACACGCTCGCGTCCGCAGGCCTCTGCGCAGCGCTCAGCCTCTCGCCCGGCCCCGCGCGCTTCGACGCGAACATGGAGCCCCACCACCACGCGGTGTGCGATCGCTGCGGTCTCGTGAGAGACGTGCCGAGTGGCCCCGACAGCGAGCAGGCCCTCGCGGCGACCACCGCCGTCGGCTCTGCCGCCCCCGGATTTTCCGTGCGCTCCGTCGAGCGCATCTACCGCGGCGTCTGCGAGGCCTGCTCGCGCGCCGCATCCGAAGTGTAG
- a CDS encoding TIGR02594 family protein, protein MARPTLRRPCGYPDNRPDLNDEVRELQRALNRWGYQLKAEGYFGPITDASVRSFQRKKGLEPDGIVGPKTWAAVLARGNADMSTGNPPRPPAAPPPEPARPSPAGAGNAPAWMKFAKAEVGVHEVAGKAKNPRIIEYHAATTLGAKSDEIAWCASFVNWCLQKAGIRGTRSAAAASFATWGDATEARYGAICVIYNASAANSRLSTSGNHVGFLVEETGTHFVMLGGNQSDSVKVSNFPKSKWRLKGRRWPG, encoded by the coding sequence ATGGCGCGGCCTACCCTGCGCAGACCCTGCGGCTACCCGGACAACCGACCGGATCTCAACGACGAGGTGCGCGAGCTGCAGCGCGCGCTCAACCGCTGGGGATATCAGCTCAAGGCCGAGGGCTACTTCGGCCCCATCACCGACGCCTCCGTGCGCTCGTTCCAGCGCAAGAAGGGCCTCGAGCCCGATGGCATCGTCGGCCCGAAGACCTGGGCCGCCGTGCTCGCGCGCGGCAACGCCGACATGAGCACGGGAAACCCGCCGCGCCCGCCCGCCGCGCCCCCTCCCGAGCCCGCCCGACCGAGCCCCGCCGGCGCCGGCAACGCGCCCGCCTGGATGAAATTCGCCAAGGCCGAGGTCGGCGTGCACGAGGTCGCAGGCAAGGCCAAAAACCCGCGCATCATCGAGTATCACGCGGCCACCACGCTCGGCGCCAAGTCGGATGAAATCGCGTGGTGCGCGTCCTTCGTGAACTGGTGCCTCCAGAAGGCCGGCATCCGGGGCACCCGCTCGGCCGCCGCCGCGAGCTTCGCCACCTGGGGCGACGCCACCGAGGCGCGCTATGGCGCCATCTGCGTCATCTACAACGCCTCCGCCGCCAATAGCCGCCTGTCGACGTCCGGCAATCACGTCGGCTTCCTCGTCGAGGAGACGGGGACGCATTTCGTCATGCTCGGCGGCAATCAGAGCGACTCGGTCAAGGTCTCCAATTTCCCGAAATCCAAGTGGCGCCTCAAGGGCCGCCGATGGCCTGGCTGA